The Xylanibacillus composti DNA segment CCAACGTTCCAGAGCTAAACATTTGCCCTGAACAGACGGTATCCCAGCCAACTGCTCTTCCAGCTGATCGAAGCTTTCGCTCACGATATCCTCCATATTGCAGATTACTCCGGTCAGTTCACTGACAGGCATGCGCACGAACGGATAGAAACCATGCGGTCTAAACACGATACCCATGATCTCGACATGTCCGAACCGCTCTATCTTCACATATTCGGTCTGTTTCGCATTGATATGGCTGCGTCTTGGGATGGTAATATTTCCATTTTTATCCACATATCGATGAGGATCGCCGAGATTGATCACCATATGATAGCGGCCGTCTGGTATCATACGAGGATTCATCTTGACTGCCTCGCCGCCAGACTGAGAGATATACCAGATCGTCTGGACGTAAGTTCGCACTGCCGGATCGGCAGGCTGGCAGGAGTAGAACATCATGAACAACACTCACTTATGTAATAATCTGATAGCCATATTCTACCACATAACTTGAG contains these protein-coding regions:
- a CDS encoding helix-turn-helix transcriptional regulator; translated protein: MMFYSCQPADPAVRTYVQTIWYISQSGGEAVKMNPRMIPDGRYHMVINLGDPHRYVDKNGNITIPRRSHINAKQTEYVKIERFGHVEIMGIVFRPHGFYPFVRMPVSELTGVICNMEDIVSESFDQLEEQLAGIPSVQGKCLALERWLKDRFHRTAYSYTELRREITYAAEWMVRSSGALRVRELADNLNLHERTLERQFKTYFGVTPKQYANVQRIHAVLRHMLAKPGPMIDYAAIGEFYDQAHFTRVFKDMVGVTPKVYMHNRDLLSDLYNT